A genomic window from Terrisporobacter glycolicus ATCC 14880 = DSM 1288 includes:
- a CDS encoding DUF362 domain-containing protein: MRENRKIKEPIVAITKALTEGKSLEKALDLLPIDKIIQKGDKVIITPNWVKDKQAKEGVVVGPKTLQRLIQYVKTKEPSAIYIATGSGGTETTEVMINVGYDKVIKEEDVEFIDMNYGTFIELKLDHDIIKTTPINKIVDEADVIISFTQLKYHEEATVTASIKNIAMGYPPASVHGFPKKQTGIHEDLHGFIRSFAKKVPIDLSIISLDKAMIGTGPIFGQAVDTPGLIIASTDPVAADSVGARLLGFLPQGVAYLYGLYKDGLGEANPINMTIKGMDLIEAEKIFSKSAYGNKKNIVDREKLKDIHG; this comes from the coding sequence ATGAGAGAAAATCGTAAAATAAAAGAACCTATAGTTGCCATAACAAAGGCACTAACAGAAGGAAAATCCTTAGAAAAAGCCTTAGATTTACTACCCATAGATAAAATTATACAAAAAGGAGATAAGGTAATAATCACACCAAACTGGGTAAAAGACAAACAAGCAAAAGAGGGCGTTGTAGTTGGGCCTAAAACTTTACAAAGGCTTATACAATATGTAAAAACAAAAGAGCCATCAGCGATATACATAGCCACAGGGTCTGGCGGAACAGAAACGACTGAGGTTATGATAAATGTGGGATATGATAAAGTAATAAAAGAAGAAGATGTTGAATTTATAGACATGAATTATGGAACATTTATTGAATTAAAATTAGATCATGACATAATCAAAACCACACCCATAAATAAAATAGTAGATGAAGCAGATGTAATAATATCATTTACTCAGCTAAAATATCACGAAGAAGCCACTGTTACAGCTAGTATTAAAAATATTGCCATGGGTTATCCTCCTGCAAGTGTTCATGGATTTCCAAAGAAACAAACAGGAATACATGAAGACTTACATGGCTTTATAAGAAGTTTTGCAAAGAAAGTTCCCATAGATTTGTCAATAATAAGTTTAGACAAGGCTATGATAGGTACAGGTCCAATATTTGGTCAGGCAGTAGATACGCCTGGTCTTATAATAGCAAGTACAGATCCTGTTGCAGCAGATAGTGTGGGAGCTAGACTACTTGGATTCTTACCACAAGGTGTGGCTTATTTGTATGGACTTTACAAGGATGGACTGGGAGAGGCGAATCCTATAAATATGACTATAAAAGGTATGGATTTAATAGAAGCAGAAAAAATATTTAGTAAGTCTGCCTATGGTAACAAGAAAAATATAGTGGACAGAGAAAAGCTAAAAGATATTCACGGGTAA
- a CDS encoding phage holin — translation MNADLFNALLTILTAVITIGGGFVINYLKKKINNEKIATYYNLAKQVVMYVEQTNHDLLGSAKKELAVSKILELTNNKITKEQAETLIEAAVYEIKKIINIAN, via the coding sequence ATGAATGCTGACTTATTTAATGCTTTATTAACCATACTAACTGCAGTGATAACTATAGGTGGCGGATTTGTAATTAATTATTTGAAGAAAAAAATAAATAATGAAAAAATAGCAACTTATTATAATTTAGCAAAGCAAGTAGTTATGTATGTTGAGCAAACGAATCATGATTTATTAGGTAGTGCAAAAAAAGAATTAGCAGTTTCTAAAATCTTAGAGTTAACAAACAATAAGATTACTAAAGAACAAGCTGAGACACTTATAGAAGCAGCTGTATATGAAATAAAAAAAATTATTAATATAGCTAACTAA